A window of Blautia argi genomic DNA:
GTATGCAATAATATTCACAGGTATCAGTTGCAGAGAGGAAATATTCAAAATCAAAAACGTACACATCTCATTGCTGGCAATGCCTTTCTCCCGCACAGTTCCCAAAGCCTTGCCCTGTCTTCTCTCCTCTTCCAGATTTCCAAGCTCTTCCATAGCTTTCAGACCAAAGGGGGTTGCCGCCCACCCAAGTCCCAGAAAATTGGCTATCATATTAGCAGAAATAAATTCCATAGCTCTGTGTTCTTTGGGAATCCAGGGAAATAAAAACCGCAGAAGGGGCTGCATACCTTTCGTCATTCTGTCCACCAGTCCCGAAGACCTGGCAATCTGCATCACCCCCACCCACATAGCCACAATTCCTGCCATAGTAATACAAAGGGACACTGCTTCCTTTGCTGAGGAAAGAGCAGCGTCCGTCACTTCATTCATATTTCCTGTAAGCGCACCGTACAAAATTCCTGTAAGAAGCATTCCTGCCCAAAGTATATCCAGCATAAAATCTCCCAAAATTGCTTTTGTACCAGCTTATGAAAATATTCCGTATTCTATTCGTCCTTTGAAGAAGAATCTTTCTCCTTTTTCTTATCGCTCTTACTTTTCTTTGTGTCCTTTTCCGCCTTTTTCTCAGCAGTATTCACAGCCTGGCCTTCTGTTATATTTTCCTCCGCAGCTTTGGTATCTGTTGTCTGCTTTTCCTGTATTCCTGCTTTTCCTACACCCATTCCAGTCACATCAAGGTCGGTTCCCACAGCCTGGCTGTATTCTTTAATCCTTGCAAAAATTGCCTCTCCTTCTGCTCCCTCCATCGGGGTGGGCTGATAATTGTTATAGCCCTCTGCATATGCGGAAGAAATCTTACATGGGATAATATTTGTCACATTATCCTTCTGCAATTCTCCGTCCTCAATGGTAAAGGTCTGCTGAAAAATCATGGTGTCCATGTCCGAGGGTGCGGAATTCCCCCCAAAACAAAAATTCCCAAGACTGTATACAATGTTTTTCCCTTTATACTCTTCAATTCCCTGCAAAACATGAGGGTGATGTCCCAGCACCAAATCTGCACCATTGTCAATAGCAGAATGTGCCAGTGCCACCTGAGTTTCATTGGGAATATTCTCCCGCTCTTCTCCCCAGTGGAAAGTGGCAATAATCACCTTTGCCCCCTGCTCCTTCAAGCTGGCAATGTTATCCTTCATCTCCTGCTCACAGCCCATGTGATCCCGCAGTTCATAAGTTCCCACAAGCCCTACTTTAGTGCCTTTGATTTCTACAAGGGCAGTTCTGTCATTTCCAAAGGAAAGAACTCCTTCTGCGTCCAGCGCTGCTATGGTGTCTGTATAGCTTTTTTCTCCATAATCATAAGTATGATTATTTGCCAGATTTACAGCTTCCACATCGCCCTCTGTCAAAATCTTCGCATATTCGGGATCTGCTTTAAAGGCATATAGCTTGTCTGCCCTTGTTTCCTCTTGTGTCAGAGTCCCCTCCATATTGACAATAGTCAAATCGTCTGCCTCAAAGACAGGTTTTACATTTCTGAAAAAATAAGAGGGATCCTGCACAGCATCGTATTTTCCGGTAAAACCGCTTTCATAATCAAAGCTTTCATCTGTACCAAGAGTGCAATCCCCTGCCGCACTAATGGTAATTACTGCGTCCTGAGCTTTTTTTGCTGCCTCTGCTTTTTTAGCCTTTTCTTCCGCCTTTTTTTCTGCCTCAATCTTTTTCTGTTCTTCCTTTGCTTCTTTTGCAGCTTTCCTTCCTCCTGCCACAGCCGTTGTTACCAGCAAAACTGCCAGAACTCCTGTAACTGTCCCCAGAATAATCCTCTGCTTTAA
This region includes:
- a CDS encoding nucleoside recognition domain-containing protein, with protein sequence MLDILWAGMLLTGILYGALTGNMNEVTDAALSSAKEAVSLCITMAGIVAMWVGVMQIARSSGLVDRMTKGMQPLLRFLFPWIPKEHRAMEFISANMIANFLGLGWAATPFGLKAMEELGNLEEERRQGKALGTVREKGIASNEMCTFLILNISSLQLIPVNIIAYRSQYGSVNPTAIVGPAIVATLVSTAVAVVFCKGMEKRIH
- a CDS encoding CapA family protein yields the protein MLVTTAVAGGRKAAKEAKEEQKKIEAEKKAEEKAKKAEAAKKAQDAVITISAAGDCTLGTDESFDYESGFTGKYDAVQDPSYFFRNVKPVFEADDLTIVNMEGTLTQEETRADKLYAFKADPEYAKILTEGDVEAVNLANNHTYDYGEKSYTDTIAALDAEGVLSFGNDRTALVEIKGTKVGLVGTYELRDHMGCEQEMKDNIASLKEQGAKVIIATFHWGEERENIPNETQVALAHSAIDNGADLVLGHHPHVLQGIEEYKGKNIVYSLGNFCFGGNSAPSDMDTMIFQQTFTIEDGELQKDNVTNIIPCKISSAYAEGYNNYQPTPMEGAEGEAIFARIKEYSQAVGTDLDVTGMGVGKAGIQEKQTTDTKAAEENITEGQAVNTAEKKAEKDTKKSKSDKKKEKDSSSKDE